Proteins encoded in a region of the Nitrospiraceae bacterium genome:
- a CDS encoding VOC family protein: MNFGNTTPILRIFDEAKAREFYVDFLGFSIDWEHRVEHNFPLYMQVSKDHCILHLSEHHGGVCPGATIRIETSDLEAYHAELTAKRYKYAKPGIEDMPWGTRDMSVIDPFGNTLTFTTAISG; encoded by the coding sequence ATGAATTTTGGAAACACCACACCGATCCTACGTATCTTTGATGAGGCCAAGGCCAGAGAGTTTTACGTGGACTTTTTGGGGTTCTCCATCGATTGGGAGCACCGTGTGGAACACAACTTCCCGCTCTACATGCAGGTCTCAAAAGACCACTGTATATTGCACCTGTCAGAGCACCATGGCGGCGTTTGCCCGGGCGCCACGATTCGCATCGAGACCAGCGACTTGGAGGCCTACCATGCGGAATTGACCGCCAAGCGATACAAATACGCAAAACCCGGAATCGAAGACATGCCCTGGGGAACGCGGGATATGTCGGTCATCGATCCCTTCGGGAACACCCTGACCTTTACCACTGCTATTAGTGGGTGA